From a single Ciconia boyciana chromosome 4, ASM3463844v1, whole genome shotgun sequence genomic region:
- the CD180 gene encoding CD180 antigen — protein MACDLYFLIFTTLACVSCEASGTTETMCTEITINKSYSCEGLGLREIPEKLPVTTEILDFSFNMLPSLQNSTFSKLKSLLYLDLTRCQINWVYDGAFHNNKQLKTIVLTGNLLMFLSDTAFAGPQSLEQLVLTQTGITSMSFIPMTNLDSLDTLVLGSNHISSLQLPPNFPTQNLRYLDFQMNNIRAITAEDVRILRKTSNITLIFKGNNIIYIEPGAFQSHFYSLDFGGCTDIPRVLAGIQNSTAQTLWLGTFHGVEKEPYISPNVLQGLCNISVKDLYLQLRHFRNLNANTFQCLTRLRKLDLTQTHISALPPGISGMSSLAELVLNANSFEHLCNIRSAAFPSLTHLSIKGNSQVLQLGSGCLEKLAKLQHLDLSKSYIESFDCCNEALSGLSSLRYLNLSHNIRLHLQDVLIKDGANLELLDLAFTPLHINNSQGPFRNLHLLQVLNLSSSHINTSIQHLFQGLENLMLLDLSQNNFESGIIPKDKLFQQLSNLEALILSSCQLTAIGGQAFHSLKKLRHVDLSHNKLVAFSTDAFSNLKSIYLNFAHNRIRIVPQDKLASLAGHCVINLSYNPLDCTCSNIGLITWYKQNLDKIKDPEETRCSEPKSLAGAQLATISLSCGINTAGIIAVVLAVLSCGAIFIWGARYFKQNYQQI, from the exons ATGGCCTGTGATTTATACTTTTTGATTTTCACAACGCTCGCCTGCGTTAGCTGCGAAGCATCTGGCACCACAGAGACGATGTGCACGGAG ATTACCATAAATAAAAGCTATAGCTGTGAAGGTTTAGGACTGAGGGAGATTCCTGAAAAACTACCTGTCACAACCGAAATCCTTGACTTCAGCTTCAACatgctcccttccctgcagaaTTCGACCTTCTCTAAGCTGAAGTCTCTTCTCTACTTGGACTTAACAAG GTGTCAGATCAACTGGGTGTATGACGGTGCCTTTCACAACAACAAGCAGCTGAAGACAATCGTGCTGACTGGAAACCTGCTCATGTTTCTCTCTGACACAGCGTTTGCTGGCCCACAGTCCCTGGAACAGCTTGTCTTAACACAGACAGGAATAACCAGTATGTCCTTTATTCCAATGACAAATCTGGACAGCTTGGATACCCTCGTCTTGGGCAGCAACCACATATCTTCGCTGCAGCTTCCTCCCAACTTTCCCACTCAAAACCTCAGATACCTTGACTTTCAAATGAACAACATAAGAGCAATCACAGCAGAAGATGTCCGCATTCTGCGGAAGACCAGCAATATAACTCTCATCTTTAAAGGCAACAACATTATATACATTGAACCTGGAGCTTTCCAGTCCCATTTCTACAGTTTGGACTTTGGGGGCTGCACTGACATTCCTAGGGTCCTGGCGGGGATACAGAACTCCACAGCCCAGACCCTTTGGCTGGGAACATTTCACGGTGTGGAAAAGGAGCCCTACATAAGCCCGAATGTTTTACAAGGCCTCTGTAATATCTCCGTCAAGGATCTCTATCTGCAGCTACGGCACTTCAGAAACCTAAACGCCAACACATTTCAGTGCTTGACCAGGCTCCGAAAGCTGGACCTAACTCAAACCCACATCAGCGCATTGCCCCCTGGCATCAGCGGCATGAGCTCACTAGCGGAGTTAGTTCTCAATGCAAACTCCTTCGAGCACCTCTGCAACATCAGGTCTGCcgccttcccctccctcacccACCTCTCCATCAAGGGGAACTCGCAggtcctgcagctgggctctggctgtTTGGAGAAATTGGCAAAGCTTCAACATCTCGATTTAAGTAAGAGTTACATTGAAAGCTTTGACTGCTGTAACGAAGCGCTGAGCGGTTTGAGCAGTCTTCGGTACCTGAATCTGAGCCACAACATACGGCTCCACCTCCAAGACGTGCTCATTAAGGACGGTGCTAACCTGGAGCTCCTGGACCTAGCTTTCACTCCTCTTCATATCAACAATTCACAGGGTCCTTTCCGAAATTTGCATCTCTTGCAAGTGCTGaatctttcctcctcccacatTAATACTAGTATTCAGCATCTCTTTCAAGGCCTGGAAAACCTCATGCTCTTGGACCTCAGTCAAAATAACTTTGAGTCAGGAATCATACCAAAGGACAAACTGTTCCAACAGCTATCCAATTTAGAAGCACTAATTTTATCATCCTGTCAACTGACAGCAATAGGAGGCCAAGCATTTCACAGCCTCAAGAAATTACGGCATGTTGATCTGAGCCACAACAAACTTGTTGCATTCAGCACGGATGCATTTTCAAACCTCAAGAGCATCTATCTCAATTTTGCCCACAACAGGATCCGTATTGTACCACAGGACAAGCTAGCGTCCCTAGCTGGCCACTGCGTAATCAATTTAAGTTACAACCCTCTGGACTGCACCTGCTCCAATATTGGTTTAATCACCTGGTACAAGCAGAATCTGGATAAAATCAAAGACCCTGAAGAAACGAGATGCTCTGAACCCAAATCGCTAGCTGGGGCTCAGCTGGCCACCATCTCGCTCTCCTGTGGGATCAACACAGCAGGAATCATTGCAGTTGTCCTGGCTGTTTTATCCTGTGGTGCCATCTTCATTTGGGGTGCTCGCTATTTCAAGCAAAATTACCAGCAAATATAA